The nucleotide sequence TATACCGTTTCCGCAATCATTTTAAAATTGAAAAGCTACATTTGGTAGTTCAAAATTATTAAGAAATGCCTAGGCCTTCCATTTTAAATTCTGTAGAACGAAAGTTTATACTGTTTGTAGGTGACTTAATTATTATTTTGGCATCGTTGAATGTACTTGTCAATAATGCTATTGATGCCAAGTATATCCTAATGGGCATTAAAGTAATTGTTTTTTCATTCGGAATAACTAGTTACTTGGTATTAGCGTATATTCTAGAATTTTATAATCTTGAGAAAGTATCGAATCGCAAGAAGGTTTTTTCGCAATCGCTCTATATAAGCGGATTATATGTTTTGGCGGTCTTCCTCTTCTTGGTCATCGTTTACGATGTCAGTTTTTGGCGAATGCCCTTATTGTATTTTTTGGTACTTACCCCTATAGAGATCGGTCTTTGGCGATTGTTCTTTAGAAATATATTTAGCGTGATTCCCGTTACTAAGAATGTGCTTTATATCTACGACGGGCATGCAATGGGCACGGTAAAGGACGACATCGGATTAATCAACGGGGATGAGATGAAGACCTTTTACAAGGTTAAGCTGACCTACCCCTTAGATGACGCCAATTACTTTAATAAGCCATCGTTTATGTCGGCAGCCGATAAAATTGATGCCTACATTATAAACCTCCGAAGCTATGACGACTTGCCCAAAGATTTAGAGAAAATGCTCTTAAGGGCTATTTTGTTGGGAAGGGAAGTGGTAACATTTACTTCGTTCTACGAGAATACTTACGAAGCTTTGCCCATTAGATCTCGAAATGATAGCTTTTACGAGATATTGCAGTTGAGAAACCGAAAAATACGATACCTAGGTAGAATCTTTACCTTCAGTGTAAATTTTATACTCTCTATTGTAGTGGGGCTCATTTGTGTCTTTTGTATCCCCATAGTTTGGTTCTTAAACCTTTTTTTCAATAAGGGCCCCTTATTTTACACCCAAAAGC is from Zobellia galactanivorans and encodes:
- a CDS encoding sugar transferase, whose translation is MPRPSILNSVERKFILFVGDLIIILASLNVLVNNAIDAKYILMGIKVIVFSFGITSYLVLAYILEFYNLEKVSNRKKVFSQSLYISGLYVLAVFLFLVIVYDVSFWRMPLLYFLVLTPIEIGLWRLFFRNIFSVIPVTKNVLYIYDGHAMGTVKDDIGLINGDEMKTFYKVKLTYPLDDANYFNKPSFMSAADKIDAYIINLRSYDDLPKDLEKMLLRAILLGREVVTFTSFYENTYEALPIRSRNDSFYEILQLRNRKIRYLGRIFTFSVNFILSIVVGLICVFCIPIVWFLNLFFNKGPLFYTQKRVGLHGKEFKIYKFRSMVVDAEKSGAAMAKANDARITPFGKILRLFRIDELPQIISIINGDMQFIGPRPERKVFVDQLNEMIPYYGVRHLIKPGITGWAQVKYKYGENLEDSIRKLEYDLYYVKNKSITLDFRILFKTVTTVLFSRGV